From the genome of Meiothermus sp. CFH 77666:
GTGCGCACATCCACCACCCGCACCCGGCCATCGGCCTGCAGGTACACGTCCTGTTCGACCCGCTCGAGGGAGTAGCTCTTCCCCCAGGCCAGCCCCAGCAGGGCCAGCAAAGGGAGCCACAAGCGCAGGAGGTTCACCCTCTTAGCCTACCCTAACGGCAAGCCGAGGTGCAGTTCATACCAGCCCCAGCCGATTGGCATCCTGTTTCATGGCCTCCAGCACAAAGGCCATGTGTTCGTCGAGGTCTACCCCCAGCTCCTCGGCCCCGCGCACGATGCCCTCACGGTCTACCTTGGCTGCAAACGCCCTATCCTTGAACTTCTTTTTCAGGCTGCTCAACTCCAGGCTCAGGATGCTCTTATCGGGCCGCACATAGACCGCTGCGGTAATCAGACCCACCAGCTCGTCCACGGCAAACAGGGCCTTGGCCATGAGGGAGTTGCGGGGGTGCTCGGGTACGTCGGCGTGGCCCAGGATGGCTTCCAGAACATCCTCGGGGTAGCCCATCTCGCGGAGCATCTCCACCCCCTTGAAAGGATGGGTCTCGGGGGCTTTTTCGTAGTCGAAATCGTGCAGGATAGCGGTAATGGCCCATTTTTCTTCGGGCTCCCCGAATTTTCGGGCATAGGCCCGCATGGCCGCCTCCACCGCCATCATGTGCTTTTGCAAACTTTCCGAGGGGGTCCAGCGCTTCATCAGAGCCAGTGCGTCTTCATACACCATGTAGATCGCCATAGGCCCATTCTAAAAGGGGTCGTAGGTCTGGCGTCGAGGGTCGAGGGCTCTGTTCTGGTTTGGGTGTCAGTCAAGCTGGTTTTTTGAACTGTCTCCAGTATGGGCCATTTGTCACGGGCCTCGAGTTGCATGTCGAGATTGCTTTTAGCCTTACGCTTTGGGCTTTGAGCCCAAAAGTTTAAGATAAGTGCGTGGCAGAGAAATCTACGACGGCTCAACTGCTCATTGGCTACGGGGAGGATTCGCACCGCCTGGGTGAGGGACGCGAGCTGTGGCTGGGGGGGGTTCACATCGAGAGTGAGCGGGGTGCCATTGCCCACTCCGATGGCGACGTAATTCTGCACGCCCTCTCGGATGCCCTGCTGTCAGCCTTTGCGCTGGGGGATATTGGCAGCTTTTTCCCCGACCATGACCCCAAATGGAAAGGCCTGGAAAGCCGGGTGATCCTCGAGGTGGTGCTGCAAAAAGTACGGGATCAGGGCTATCGTTTAGGTCAGATTTCGGTGGTGGTGATCCTGGATCGCCCCAAGCTGGGGCCCCACCGCGCGGCTATTCAGCAAAACCTGGCCCTTCTGACCGGATTGCCAGAGCGCCGGGTGGGCCTCACCTTCAAGACCTCCGAGGGGCTGGCCCCTGATCACGCCCAGTGCCGAGCCATGGTCTATCTCGAGCCCATCCCGGACAGACAGGTGGACAAAGGGTAGGCGCTCTTAGGACGAACAACTGGAGTAGTGTCCCCTTGAGTTATGCAACACTGGCAACTGCTTGACTTGCTGGCCTGGATGGGCCTGCTGGCCTTTGGGGTCTCTGGGGCGCTGGTGGCGGTGCAAAAGCGCTTTGACCTGGTGGGCATCATCGTATTGACCGGGGTGACCGCCATTGGGGGTGGGGCCATCCGGGATGTGCTGGTGGGCTCACTACCCGCAGGCTCGCTCCGCAACGAGGCGGTGCTGTGGCTGGTGTTCCTGGTGGCGCTTCTGGTGTGGCGGTTTTACCGCCCTATGGGTCGGCTAGAGCGCCCCATCTACTACTTCGACACCCTGGGCCTGGGGCTGTTTGCTGCGCTGGGAGCTGAACGGGCCCTGGCCTTTGGACTGGGTTTCTGGGGGTGTGTGTTTGTGGGGACGGTCTCGGGGGTGGGGGGCGGCGTTCTGCGCGATGTGCTGGCGGGCGAAATTCCCGGCATCTTTTATCGCAACCGCGACCTCTATGCCTCGGCGGCGAGCGGCGGCGCGGCGGTGGTTTTTCTGATCTACACCTTTTTGCCTGCTTACTCGGCGCTGGCAGTGGTGCTGGGTGCGCTGGTGACCATTGGACTGCGGCTCTCGAGCCGCTGGCTGGGCTTGCGCCTCCCCACGCCCAAAGAGTGAGTACGGACGCTAGTTGAACAATACCAACACCCCTCTGCTCTCGGCTATTTGCACCTAGCACGCTGCGTTCCTTTCCAGGTTCTGAACCCCCTAATGGTAGATTGGGTTGATGCGTGGCCTGCTGAGTTTTGCCCTGTGTTTGATGCCACTGGCCTGGAGTCAGGCTAGCCCGATTACGGTGCCCAAAGGGGCCGACCTGGCCAAAGCCATCGCCGAAGCCCCGGCAGGCTCGGTGTTGCGCCTCGAGGCAGCGGAATATCGTTCGGCCCGGGGCCTGGAGATTGGCAAGCCCCTCACGCTACAAGGCGAGGGACGGGACAAAACCCGTATTCGTTCCGATGCGGCCAATTTTGTGCTTTCCATTAACGTGCGAGGCCGTTTTAATGCACTTGGCATCAGCTTTGAACACTTTGGTGCGCGGATTGCCAATGTGGTGGTGGTGGGCGGTGGCGAGGCCGTTTTCGAAAAGTGCCGCTTTCAGGGAGGCAAGCTCGAGCTTGAGTCAGGCCAGGGGGGCGATGGAATCTGGGTGCGTGGCAGCGCTCGAGCCACCTTACGGAGCAGCGAGTTTCTGAACAACCAACTGCACGGGGTGGATGTGAGCGAGGAGGCGCAGGTGGTGCTCCAGGGCAGTGTGGTGCGCGGCAACCGCGACGCCGGAGTGGCCTTTTACGACGAGGCCAGGGGCGAGGTGCGGGGCAACACCATCGAGGCCAACAACGCCCACGGCATTTATGTGGCCGGGCAAGCCCGGCCCCTCATCGAGGGCAACACCCTGCGGGCCAACCGCCTGTG
Proteins encoded in this window:
- the ispF gene encoding 2-C-methyl-D-erythritol 2,4-cyclodiphosphate synthase yields the protein MLIGYGEDSHRLGEGRELWLGGVHIESERGAIAHSDGDVILHALSDALLSAFALGDIGSFFPDHDPKWKGLESRVILEVVLQKVRDQGYRLGQISVVVILDRPKLGPHRAAIQQNLALLTGLPERRVGLTFKTSEGLAPDHAQCRAMVYLEPIPDRQVDKG
- a CDS encoding TRIC cation channel family protein — its product is MQHWQLLDLLAWMGLLAFGVSGALVAVQKRFDLVGIIVLTGVTAIGGGAIRDVLVGSLPAGSLRNEAVLWLVFLVALLVWRFYRPMGRLERPIYYFDTLGLGLFAALGAERALAFGLGFWGCVFVGTVSGVGGGVLRDVLAGEIPGIFYRNRDLYASAASGGAAVVFLIYTFLPAYSALAVVLGALVTIGLRLSSRWLGLRLPTPKE
- a CDS encoding HD domain-containing protein, whose translation is MAIYMVYEDALALMKRWTPSESLQKHMMAVEAAMRAYARKFGEPEEKWAITAILHDFDYEKAPETHPFKGVEMLREMGYPEDVLEAILGHADVPEHPRNSLMAKALFAVDELVGLITAAVYVRPDKSILSLELSSLKKKFKDRAFAAKVDREGIVRGAEELGVDLDEHMAFVLEAMKQDANRLGLV